The Hyperolius riggenbachi isolate aHypRig1 chromosome 3, aHypRig1.pri, whole genome shotgun sequence genome window below encodes:
- the LOC137560923 gene encoding extracellular calcium-sensing receptor-like, which translates to MDLGCRLHVTDLNGITQPGDIMLAVVLPLHLNKVYQKVDYTERPPKPTCTTFHFENYQQLQSMIYAVGEINRSPSILPNATLGFQAYDSCDVLQMDLLGTLQLLTGTSTAIPNYRCVLDVPLSAVIGASVSTHSILRAHILGLYRYPQISHFSTSPLLSNHIKFPSFFRTVSSDIFQSRGLAQLVLQFEWTWVGLLAVDNDYGHQGIQLVRQELIKAGACVAFSENIITSQPDHNAPHIVEVMKASTAKVVIVFSPAINLLPILFEMSKQNITEKLFVASEAWSTSSLFSAGPFSRLLEGTIGLAFYSGTILNFEEFLNGINPSMTLGRGWVRIFWEKAFNCRFIDGIPENSTNACTGGEDLRNTKNSYNDVSSLRATYNVYTAVYVVAKALADLKNCRDGEGPLIQRKCADFIDFRPWQLLHYVKRVRVKISNGRELYFDENGDPPAVYDIVNWQPSTDGTIQYVKIGSYDTTASLNQMFAINTSAILWKIESHLPPVSLCSESCPPGFRKAVVSGKPVCCFQCIPCPHGEVSNNTDSVDCIQCPWDQWPNTEKNKCLKKTVEYLSYEDALGITLTSSAVVSSSVPMFILQFYIKFKSTPIVKANNYHLSCLILISLSLCFLCALSFIGYPNSEKCVLRPITFGSIFALCISCMLSKTIMVVLAFMATRPGSSLRKWTNLKVSYAIVVSCTFLQLLLCLTWLLLSPPYYQYNIHIKPDVIIVECNEGSPVAFWTMLGYLFLLATICFIVAFLARRLPDSFNEAQFITFSMLAFLSVWISFIPAYLSAQGKYTVAMEIFAILASSWAVVICMFLPKCFIILFRPDRNSREHLMKKA; encoded by the exons ATGGATCTGGGTTGCAGACTGCATGTAACAGACCTCAATGGAATAACCCAGCCAGGAGACATCATGCTAGCAGTCGTTCTACCTCTCCATCTCAATAAAGTTTACCAGAAGGTTGATTACACGGAAAGACCACCCAAGCCCACATGTACAAC GTTCCACTTTGAGAATTATCAGCAGCTTCAATCCATGATTTACGCAGTGGGAGAGATTAATCGTAGTCCCAGTATCTTGCCCAATGCAACACTGGGCTTTCAAGCTTACGATTCATGTGACGTGCTTCAGATGGATTTACTGGGCACCTTACAGCTTCTGACTGGAACCAGCACAGCTATTCCCAACTACAGATGTGTCCTAGATGTCCCTCTCAGTGCTGTGATCGGAGCCTCTGTCTCTACACATTCCATTCTGAGGGCGCATATTCTTGGCCTGTACAGGTATCCACAG ATTAGTCATTTCTCCACCAGTCCTCTCCTGAGCAATCACATAAAATTTCCTTCCTTCTTCAGAACTGTTTCCAGTGATATCTTCCAGTCTCGGGGACTAGCTCAGCTGGTGCTGCAGTTTGAGTGGACATGGGTGGGGCTTTTAGCAGTGGACAATGATTATGGTCACCAAGGAATTCAGCTTGTGAGACAGGAACTTATCAAGGCTGGGGCATGTGTGGCCTTCTCTGAGAACATCATCACCAGCCAGCCTGACCACAATGCTCCACACATTGTCGAGGTCATGAAGGCATCAACAGCAAAAGTTGTGATTGTCTTCTCACCAGCTATTAATCTTCTTCCTATCCTGTTTGAGATGTCAAAACAGAACATCACAGAGAAGCTCTTTGTTGCCAGTGAAGCCTGGTCTACATCCAGCCTTTTCTCAGCAGGACCTTTCTCTAGACTTCTTGAAGGCACCATAGGTTTGGCTTTCTACAGTGGGACCATTTTAAACTTTGAAGAATTTCTGAATGGTATTAATCCTTCCATGACTCTAGGTAGAGGATGGGTAAGAATATTTTGGGAGAAAGCTTTCAACTGTAGATTTATAGATGGAATCCCAGAGAATTCAACAAATGCTTGTACAGGTGGAGAAGATTTGAGAAACACTAAGAACAGCTATAATGATGTCTCAAGCTTACGAGCAACCTACAATGTTTACACTGCAGTCTATGTTGTGGCAAAGGCATTGGCAGATTTAAAAAACTGCAGAGATGGTGAAGGCCCCCTTATTCAAAGAAAGTGTGCAGATTTTATAGACTTCAGACCTTGGCAG CTCCTGCATTATGTGAAGAGAGTGAGGGTGAAGATAAGTAATGGAAGAGAACTTTACTTTGATGAGAATGGAGACCCTCCAGCAGTGTACGATATTGTGAACTGGCAGCCAAGCACAGACGGCACCATACAATATGTGAAGATTGGCAGTTACGATACCACAGCTTCTCTCAACCAAATGTTTGCTATTAACACAAGTGCCATACTATGGAAAATAGAAAGCCATCTG CCGCCGGTTTCTTTGTGTAGTGAGAGCTGTCCTCCGGGGTTCAGGAAGGCTGTGGTGAGCGGGAAGCCCGTGTGCTGTTTCCAGTGTATCCCCTGTCCTCATGGAGAGGTCTCCAACAACACAG ACTCTGTTGATTGCATCCAGTGCCCATGGGACCAATGGCCAAATACAGAAaagaacaaatgtctcaaaaaaaCAGTTGAGTACCTTTCTTATGAAGATGCTCTTGGAATCACCTTGACCTCATCTGCTGTCGTGTCTTCGTCAGTTCCAATGTTTATTTTGCAGTTTTACATAAAATTTAAGTCAACCCCCATTGTCAAAGCCAATAATTATCATCTAAGTTGTCTTATTCTTATTTCATTGTCCTTGTGTTTCCTTTGTGCTTTGTCTTTCATTGGATATCCAAACTCAGAAAAATGTGTTTTGCGCCCAATAACATTTGGGTCAATTTTTGCCCTGTGCATCTCCTGTATGTTGTCCAAAACTATCATGGTGGTGTTGGCTTTCATGGCTACCAGACCTGGCAGCAGCCTAAGGAAATGGACTAATCTAAAAGTATCCTACGCCATAGTTGTTTCGTGTACTTTCCTACAGTTACTCTTGTGTCTTACCTGGTTGTTACTATCTCCTCCATACTACCAGTACAACATTCATATCAAGCCTGATGTTATCATTGTTGAGTGCAATGAAGGTTCACCGGTTGCCTTCTGGACAATGTTGGGTTACCTCTTTCTTCTAGCCACCATTTGCTTCATTGTGGCCTTTCTGGCTCGAAGACTACCTGACAGCTTCAATGAAGCCCAGTTTATTACGTTCAGCATGTTGGCCTTCCTCAGTGTCTGGATATCTTTTATCCCAGCATACCTCAGTGCTCAGGGTAAATAcactgtggccatggagatcTTTGCCATTCTGGCCTCCAGTTGGGCTGTAGTAATTTGTATGTTTCTTCCTAAATGTTTCATAATCTTGTTCAGACCAGACAGGAATTCGCGGGAGCATCTAATGAAGaaagcttaa